TCTGGCCGAAGGAGAGAGTTTTCTAGGAGATCCAAGCAGGCTCAGACAAATTCTAATCAATTTGATCGGCAATGCGGTAAAGTTCACGAGAGACGGAGGAGTGACTATTACCGTTGAAAAGAAAGAGACTGTGGAGAACCGAACAAAGATATTGTTTTCCATCCAGGACACCGGGATCGGGATTCCTTCCCATGCGATTGACCAATTGTTTTCCCCTTTCCATCAAGTGGAGACTTCCACCACAAGAAAGTTTGGCGGAACTGGACTAGGCCTTGCCATTGCAAAACAACTTTCGGAACTCATGGGTGGAACGATCGGAGTTGCAAGTGAATTGGGAAAAGGTTCTACATTTTGGTTTACTTGCGTATTTGAAAATAATGTATCTCGTTTGGACTCGAATGATTCGAACGCCGAATCTAAATCTCCCAACCAATCCAAAAATGTACGTTTCCAGGGTAAAAAAGTTCTGGTAGCGGAAGACAATCCTACAAACCAAATCGTAGCTTTGGGTTTATTGAGAAAAATCGGAATAGAAGCGAAACTTGTAAACAATGGTAAAGAAGTATTGGAAGAATTATCCAAAAATAGGTACAACTTGGTTTTGATGGACTGTCAAATGCCGGAGATGGACGGGTTTGAAGCGACGGCTAGAATCCGTTCTCAGACTGAGGAAAATTTCCAAACGAATATTCCCATCATTGCACTTACCGCCTACGCGATGAAAGGTGATCGTGAAAAATGTATCAATGCAGGAATGAATGATTATCTTTCCAAACCGATTCAGCCAACCGAACTTGCGTTACTGATTGAAAAATGGTGTTGATCCTTAAATCCGATGGTATATGATTTTGACTCCGCCTGCTTCTCTGCCTTCGGGAGAAAAATTTTCCGCTACGATGAGGATTTGGTTTTCGTCGATTTTTTGAATCGTTGTTTTCCAACCCCATTTGGAATCGGAAGAAGGATCTTCGTAATGGCCTAAAAAGGAAATCTCAGTATCGGAATGTGTCCCTTGCGAAAACATAATGGCGGTTCCCATTCCGAAGCTTTCGATCCATGCGGATTCGAATTTTTTACGATCTATATGATATCCGTAAATAGCGATTCCTTCGATGGGATCGTCTCCGAAGCTACTTTTGTATTCATGCAAAATGAATCTTCCACCTAGTACAAGTTTCATGGTACCGGAAACGTCCGCTTCATTCGCAATTTTTCCCTTTTCGAATATGGTAAACATTCTTCCTTTCCACTCTCCCGCAAGAGAAGCCAGTTCTTTATGAATTCCTTCTTTTTTGGATAATTCGAATTTTTCTTTGCTCATAAGATCACACCTGTTTTTTACTGTTAGTTGAAAAGGATCACCAGGGAATTTCTTTTTTATCTCTGAAAAATTTACCTGTTGCTCCGGTCTCGGGCAATAGTGCCGCCCAAACAATCGTTTCCGCACCATGTTCGATTGTTCGTTCCGCACTTGGACCCCCCATATCTGTTCTCACCCAGCCGGGACAGACGGAATTGACTTTGATATTTCTGCCGATGGTTTCTTTCGAAACTATAATTGTTAGTGCATTGATTGCCGATTTGGAAATCCGGTAGGCAGGATAACCCGCACCCATATCCGACATTTGCCCCATCCCTGAACTAACATTGACAATGCGGCCATATTCGTTTTCTCTCATCATAGGAAGAAATAACTGACAAAGTCGAAGCGGGCCGACTAGATTGGTTTCCAGTGTTTTCGCAGTTTCTTCTCTGG
The nucleotide sequence above comes from Leptospira kobayashii. Encoded proteins:
- a CDS encoding DUF1579 domain-containing protein; translation: MSKEKFELSKKEGIHKELASLAGEWKGRMFTIFEKGKIANEADVSGTMKLVLGGRFILHEYKSSFGDDPIEGIAIYGYHIDRKKFESAWIESFGMGTAIMFSQGTHSDTEISFLGHYEDPSSDSKWGWKTTIQKIDENQILIVAENFSPEGREAGGVKIIYHRI
- a CDS encoding SDR family oxidoreductase — translated: MNRKEKIALVTGSNRGIGKQVALDLAAQGIFVIVTSRNKTEGKLTQQEIISSGGKADFFPLDVSNEKSVLSLFDYIKKTYARLDILINNAGVYLDHDGFSGTTREETAKTLETNLVGPLRLCQLFLPMMRENEYGRIVNVSSGMGQMSDMGAGYPAYRISKSAINALTIIVSKETIGRNIKVNSVCPGWVRTDMGGPSAERTIEHGAETIVWAALLPETGATGKFFRDKKEIPW